The DNA sequence AACCCTCTTATCAGGGAAGGTAGCCATTTCAGGTCAGCATCCTGGGAGGAAGCAATAAGAACAGTTGCCGATCGTCTCGTGGCGGTGAAGGAAAAATACGGCGGGGATGCAATAGAATTCATTGCATCATCAAAGGGAACAAATGAGGAGGCTTTCCTGATGCAGAAGCTTGCCAGACAGGTTTTCGGGACCAACAATGTCGACAACAGTTCCAGATTCTGCCAGGCACCGGCAACAATGGGATTGTGGCGCACCGTTGGTTATGGCGGGGACTCCGGATCCATTAGTGACATATACAATTCTGACCTTGTAATAGCGGTTGGAACAAACACAGCCGAATCGCATCCAGTGATTGCTACGCGCGTGAAGAGGGCACACAAGCTCAACCACCAGAAGCTCATAGTATCAGACCTGAGGAAGCATGAAATGGCTGAACGTGCAGACATTTTCCTGCACCCGAAACCTGGCACTGACCTGGTCTGGCTTTCAGCGGTTTCCAGATACATAATAGATCAGGGGTGGGAGGACAGGAAGTTCATAGCCGATATGGTAACCGGCTTTGATGATTACAGGAAGAGTCTTGAACCGTTCACGCTTGAATATGCTGAAAACATCACCGGTATCGACAAAGATACGCTGGTAAGGGTGGCGGAAACCATACACAGTGCAAAGAGCATGTGCATTCTCTGGGCGATGGGAGTCACACAGCACCAGTCTGGTAGTGATACATCCACATCAATATCCAATCTGCTCCTTTTGACAGGAAACTACGGAAGGCCTGGCACAGGAGCTTATCCCTTGAGAGGACACAACAATGTGCAGGGAGCAAGCGATTTCGGCGCAATGGATGCCTACCTGCCCGGATACCAGGAAGTGTCAGATGATGCTGCCAGGAAGAAATTTGAGGAAGAATGGGCTTGTAAAATCCCCTCAGCTCCGGGGTTGGATAACAATACCTGTATTGAAGGGATATCAGACGGAAGAATCAGGAGCATGTACATAATCGGAGAAGAGCTTGTCACGACCGGTTCGTCCACAAACTATATCAGGCAGATGCTGGACAAGCTTGATTTCCTGGTAGTACAGGATGCATTCCTTTCAGAGACAGCAAAGCACGCCGACGTTGTCCTTCCAGCAAGCGTGAGCGTTGAGAAGGATGGTACTTTCACAAACACTGAGAGACGCATACAGCGGATATACAGTGTCATGAGTCCCATTGGAAAATCAAAGCCTGACTGGGAAATAATCCAGATGATTGCAAAACAATTGGGTTTCCATTGGGGTTACAGGCATCCCTCTGAGATTATGGACGAGGCCGCGAGGTTGTCTCCAATTTTTGCCGGAGTATCATACGACAGGCTGGAAGGATTCGCAAGCCAGCAGTGGCCTGTGGATGAAAAGGGAAGCGATTCTCCTATGCTCTATGGACAGGAGTTCCACTTCCCGGACGGGAAAGCCCGGTTTTACCCTCTGGAATTCACTCACCCGCTCGCTGTCGATGAGGAATTTGACCTTCATCTCAATAACGGGAGGTTACTGGAACACTTCCACGAAGGCAATGAAACATACAGGAGCCCCGGGATAAGAGAGAAAGTCCCAAATACATTTGTGGAAATTTCTCCTGAACTTGCAGAGGATAGGGAAATAGAGAACGGTGACGAAGTCAGGATTATTTCCAGGTGGGGTCACCTCAGGACACGAGTTCTTGTGACGGATAGAGTATCCGGGAAGGAATTGTACATGCCGATGAATGATGGGGGTGAAGCAGCCGTGAACCTGCTAACAAGCAGGTTGATGGATCCAACCGTACATACGCCCGCTTACAAGGAACTCCCTGTAAAGATGGAAAAAATATCAGGCGTGAAACCGGTTATTCCACTGCCAAGGACCAATCCCCGGTATGGACATCCGAGACCACAAACAGGAATCCGAATAGAAGAAAAGTGGAAAAGGAAGGACTTCCAGCCAATTGTAAATAAGGGAGGAAGCTGAAATGTCCAAGTCCATTTCACGCGTAGTCGATGAAGATAATGTCAAAAAGGGGGAGCAGGAGGCAATAAATGCTTTTTCAGAAGCTGCCGGAAGAGATACCGACGAATTCACTCGCCTGGTTAAGGCGCTGAGTGAGAGTGGATTGATTTCTATCATTACATCAATTGCGGAAAATTACCAGGATGTTCTTGCCACATTGACAGAGGAACTATCTGACACTCGAATGTCTAATTTTATCAGGAATTTATCTGCAATTTACACCTTACTCTCAAGAATACCGCCTGATATTGTAAGGGGGTTCGTGAATAACTCGGCGGATGAGATAATTTCCGGTGCCAAAAATGGAGATCACAAATCCCTTGGGCTATTATCGGTCAATTCGCTCATAAAGGACTCGGACGTAAGTTCGGGACTCAGGATACTGATAGGTATGATGAAAGGTTTCACTAAACCCGGTAAGGATGGTGAAAAATGATCGGGATCACCAGGAACCCGGGTTACATGCCGAAGAGGATATCGAGGTTCTCTGAGTATGCAGGTAGCCAGGAGAGTCTGGATCAGGTTGTTGTTGAGGAGCCGCTCGAGATACGCATTTCCCATCTGGGAAAGATTAGAAGAATAGCGGTTACCATGCGGACACCAGTAGGCGATAGAGAGCTTGCGGTAGGGTTTCTATTCACGGAGGGTATTATAAAGTCGCCCACAGATATCGTGGCAGTAGACCATACTCAGGGAGAAAACGTAGTCACGGTGGAGCTGGGAGACGAGGTAAATGTTGTCGAACCAGCGGGCAGGAATTTCTATCTGAGTTCCAGCTGCGGTGTCTGTGGAAAGGAAAGCATCAATGATATATTCGTAAAGGGCAGGGGAATCATCAGGGATTCATTTACCGTTGAAAAGAGCGTTATTCTATCACTTACAGAGAAGATGCAAAGGAATCAACGCCTATTCGAATTTACGGGTGGCATACATGCTGCCGGTATCTTCGACACACTGGGTACACATATTGTAACAATGGAAGATGTAGGTAGGCACAATGCAGTTGACAAATGCATAGGATACCTTCTTTCTAATGGGATCTTGGGAAAACAACCACTCATTTTGCAGATTAGCGGAAGAGCTGGTTTTGAAATTCTACAGAAAGCTGCAGTTGCTGGATTGCCGTTTGTTTCATCCGTTTCAGCTCCCTCGACCCTGGCTATAGAAGTTGCGGACACCTTTGGGATGACCCTTGCCAGCTTTGTCAGGAAAGACCGATTCAATGTCTATTCCCATCAGGAAAGGGTGCGGTAAAGGTAACGGAACCAGAAAGGGCAGGAAAATGCATAGCAGAGATGGTCATGAAAGAAATCACCATGTCTGAATTCTAAGGTATCTGCGGATATCAATGGTCCCCTTTAATATTTTTAGGCATTTCATTCCCTGCCTGAAGGCACGGAGCTTTCCCCCATAACACTATCAGGTCCTGTGCACCAAAAAAAGGACCCCGGATTGATAGTAACTTATTGCCGGGACATATTTATTCCCAGAACTGACACGCTCCAATGAATTTCAGACTTCATTGGATCATAGCGTTCCATTGGACATCGATTACAGGAGCTTTCGTGTTTTTCAGCGTACCTGAAATACCGGCAAGCCTGTTGTAATCTGCACAGTGAGCAGGAGGCAGATGTCTTGTCTCCTTCTCATCAGAATATGGTCACTAAATCCCGTGTTCGTCGCAGGCATATCTCTACCAGTGATCCAGGTCCCTATTTTTTCTCTTCCACCTTTTTCAGCATGGGGCTTATAGAAACACCAATAACGGAACCAAGTGATGCAACCACCAGAACTATGATCCCGGTGAAGACCATGAATGTCAATGATCCGCCAGGGATACCTGCAATGTTGGCTACGAGTGCAGATTCAGAGATCCGGAATGATCCGTTGTATGAAAGAATCTGTACTGCAGTTCCAAGGGCAGCTGCGAATCCTATAAGGAATGAACCCTTTGCCGACTGTACAAGAAACAGGCCTACTATAATCTCAGGTAAAAAGATCAGGTACCAATAGTAGCTGAATGACAGCGCATATGAGAGAACAAAACTGATAAGAAATGCCGTTGCCAGGGAGTATCTCATTTTATACCACCCCTCCATAACCTGTGAAGAATACGGATGGTGCCGTCTCCGGGATCAGTCTGTAATAGGTTCCATCGTTCCACGCCGTGAATGTATTGGAATAATAGGCGCTGAGTGGATTTTCAGAAATTCCCCCGGGATATATACCCACTGCCCTCTGGGGGTGGCTCATGTTTACAACCATCCTCCAGGATGGCCCGAAATCGGAGACAAGCCCGTAGGCGGCATTGATTGTGTTGCCATCCCCGGCAGCCGGAAGTTGCTGGGTATTCATGGGCGATACTCCAAAGAAACTGGACAACACTCTCTGATGAATGTTCCCCCAGTCCCAGCGGCTGGACATAGAACCGTAATTGGACTCAAGGTATCTGATTGTCTGATTATAAGCGAGAAGCATGACATCGGTTTCATTTCTGGACTGCCCGGTCATGGGGTCGTTGAACCAGTGAATAGATTGATTTGTAGCTGTCCAGTTGATTATATCCTCGATCAGGGGCCCATGGTACGTTGCATCGGCACCAAGGAAGAATGAGGTCTGGTTAAGCCCCTCGGACGGAGTTATGTTATAATGCTGAAGATAAGGCCTGAAGGTGTCATTTACAAGGTTTATCAGCCAGAAATAATATATTGTGGCAGCGGTAGAGTTTATGGTCATATTACCGTTCCAGGCTGAGAGATTTGAATATCCTGTTTCACCAGGCGTCTCTCCATATACAAGTGAGTTGAGGAGTGGCTTGAGGAGTATATTTGTGGTGAAGTCGTGTACGGACAGCTGGATATTCTCCATTTTCTGCGTGTTGAGACCGGATGTTGTGTTCAGGAGAGATTGTATTTCATCCGCCCTGTACCCGGACTCGTAATCCCATCCTATGTAGTAAGAATAATTTGAAGACACCGTGATCTGGTTGGCTGAAAATACATACCCTCTTGCCGGATTGTAGAGGGATGGTATTTTTTCCGTGGGAATAAATCCTTCCCAGTTGTACTGTCCTGTCCCGGGTAGAATTCCCCGAGGGTTTCCGGCATTAATTACCGGGTAATTTCCGTAGGGAAATATACCAATGTTACCACTGGAGTCAGCCACTGCCCAGTTCTGAATTGCCACCTTGAAATATGTCGTAAGATTCTGCCTGAACTGGCTTACTGAATTTGCTCTGTCATTGTGGATCACAGCAGAAATTTCATACGATGGATAAAGACCTGTCCAGTCCATTGCAATCGGGGAGCTGCCGTTCTGCAACACAACCCCATTGGCGGCACGTTCAACAGATAACCTGTAATTGCTCTCACCCTTAACAGGTATGGATTCATTGATGACCTGGAATTTGTTCCATGTGCCATTCATGTAATACATATAGGGGTGGGTGGAATTTACTGTTTCAGCATAAAAATACGTTTCCTGTACCTGGCCGTTAGTGGCGCCCCATGAAACATTGGTGTTATGGCCAAGAATAATGCCTGGAAAACCGGGAAAAATAACACCAACAGCGTTCTCTCCCGGAGAGACAAGCTGGAACCCTATCCATATTGATGGGGCTGATGTCGTAAGGTGGGGGTCGTTAGCAAGAAGGGCGGATGAATTATTCGTCTTAATGCTATTGACTGCCCAGTCGTTGCTTCCAAAATCCCTGAAAGTAGCATACTGAATGTTCAGTGAACCGTTAACGTTCAGATACTTTTCAAATACTGAGGAATCTTCGGTGTTGACATGCGAATATGCCTGGAGTATACTGGCATCGCTCAAGGCAATTCCAGCTGCATTTACTCCTGTGTAATTATAGGATGGAGCATATAGGGTCAGATTCTGCAGGTCCCCCGTCCCATTATAAATCTGGTGGTTTGCCGAGTAAGGTACGATGGGGTTCTGGATTCCTGATGGATAGGCAGCATAGATGCCGTGCACTACACTTTCTGGCATCTTCTGGAGGGCATAATTGAAGTAAAGGGGATCCATCCCGCCTGCGCTATTCTGCCATATAAAAAGCTGTTGCACTGCGAGGACGTCTGTAGCATTCCACGTGTGTGGCTGGTAATCAAGAAGCTTGAAGAGAAGCGGGGTTGTGGAGGGAGTCAGGGAATTGATATAAGCATTTATGCCCAGGGCAAAATTATGAATTGCCAGATAGGTAAGACTTGTCCTTGACATGTTTGCCAGTTCTTCCTGTGCGATCTGGTAGTCTTCCAGCGTTCTGTAGAAAATATCCGACGAAAGCACGGAAGGCCCAACAACCTGTGATAAGGTACCAAGTGCGGTTCTTTTCAGGAAATCCATCTCTTCTAGCCTGTACTGCGCCTCAAGGTACCCCTGTTCGTAGTACATTCCCCATGTGGTGTTGGAATTTACCCCTATAAATCCATCCGCTTCCCTGTAAATCAGGATGCTGGAGCGTGACCCATTGACAGTTACATTAAGGTACTGCACTCCGGTAGAATAGGCAGGCACATGTGGATTCCAGACTCCGGAGGAAGGGTTAAGGAATTGTTGTAGTGGCGGGAGACCCCCAATTGGTATTGCAGTTACAACAAGAACCACTGAAACAATTATTACGGACGCGACAAGTGACCTGACCTTTGGGCCTCTCATGGTAAAACATAACAGGTACAAGGATATTTAAATTTTGCAGCGGTCATGAGAAAGCAGAAGAAAATTCCGCATGCGAGATTGGTCTTGTCATTGCTGCTTGAAATTGTTGTTCAACACATTTTTCAGTTTTGCCGCTGTTTCCTGCATTCACAGCAATATTGGCCCGAAAAACCTGTGCGGGTAAACTCCCTGATACTGTCGCCTGATGTAG is a window from the Thermoplasmatales archaeon genome containing:
- the fdhA_1 gene encoding Formate dehydrogenase subunit alpha; amino-acid sequence: MTGKEKEVVINGKKVKSAGTTVLEVLLENGIEVPHICFQPNLGPIQSCDTCVVSVNGRMVRSCAEPISDGLKIDTVNSSIIELQTEATNRILRNHDMYCTVCENNNGDCALHNTVHNLGIDQQKYSFETKPYPVDDSNPFYVYDPNQCILCGRCVEACQDVEVNETLSIDWTLERPRVVWDNSVPINDSSCVSCGHCVTVCPVNALMEKSMLGNAGFFTGIREKTKKKMINLVKDMEPTLGMKPVMAISNIESAMRKSQIRKTKTVCTYCGVGCSFEMWTKGREILKVQPLPESPANGISTCIKGKFGWDFVNSRDRLTNPLIREGSHFRSASWEEAIRTVADRLVAVKEKYGGDAIEFIASSKGTNEEAFLMQKLARQVFGTNNVDNSSRFCQAPATMGLWRTVGYGGDSGSISDIYNSDLVIAVGTNTAESHPVIATRVKRAHKLNHQKLIVSDLRKHEMAERADIFLHPKPGTDLVWLSAVSRYIIDQGWEDRKFIADMVTGFDDYRKSLEPFTLEYAENITGIDKDTLVRVAETIHSAKSMCILWAMGVTQHQSGSDTSTSISNLLLLTGNYGRPGTGAYPLRGHNNVQGASDFGAMDAYLPGYQEVSDDAARKKFEEEWACKIPSAPGLDNNTCIEGISDGRIRSMYIIGEELVTTGSSTNYIRQMLDKLDFLVVQDAFLSETAKHADVVLPASVSVEKDGTFTNTERRIQRIYSVMSPIGKSKPDWEIIQMIAKQLGFHWGYRHPSEIMDEAARLSPIFAGVSYDRLEGFASQQWPVDEKGSDSPMLYGQEFHFPDGKARFYPLEFTHPLAVDEEFDLHLNNGRLLEHFHEGNETYRSPGIREKVPNTFVEISPELAEDREIENGDEVRIISRWGHLRTRVLVTDRVSGKELYMPMNDGGEAAVNLLTSRLMDPTVHTPAYKELPVKMEKISGVKPVIPLPRTNPRYGHPRPQTGIRIEEKWKRKDFQPIVNKGGS
- a CDS encoding hypothetical protein (putative conserved protein), which translates into the protein MSKSISRVVDEDNVKKGEQEAINAFSEAAGRDTDEFTRLVKALSESGLISIITSIAENYQDVLATLTEELSDTRMSNFIRNLSAIYTLLSRIPPDIVRGFVNNSADEIISGAKNGDHKSLGLLSVNSLIKDSDVSSGLRILIGMMKGFTKPGKDGEK
- a CDS encoding formate dehydrogenase accessory protein, whose translation is MIGITRNPGYMPKRISRFSEYAGSQESLDQVVVEEPLEIRISHLGKIRRIAVTMRTPVGDRELAVGFLFTEGIIKSPTDIVAVDHTQGENVVTVELGDEVNVVEPAGRNFYLSSSCGVCGKESINDIFVKGRGIIRDSFTVEKSVILSLTEKMQRNQRLFEFTGGIHAAGIFDTLGTHIVTMEDVGRHNAVDKCIGYLLSNGILGKQPLILQISGRAGFEILQKAAVAGLPFVSSVSAPSTLAIEVADTFGMTLASFVRKDRFNVYSHQERVR
- a CDS encoding Penicillin amidase translates to MRGPKVRSLVASVIIVSVVLVVTAIPIGGLPPLQQFLNPSSGVWNPHVPAYSTGVQYLNVTVNGSRSSILIYREADGFIGVNSNTTWGMYYEQGYLEAQYRLEEMDFLKRTALGTLSQVVGPSVLSSDIFYRTLEDYQIAQEELANMSRTSLTYLAIHNFALGINAYINSLTPSTTPLLFKLLDYQPHTWNATDVLAVQQLFIWQNSAGGMDPLYFNYALQKMPESVVHGIYAAYPSGIQNPIVPYSANHQIYNGTGDLQNLTLYAPSYNYTGVNAAGIALSDASILQAYSHVNTEDSSVFEKYLNVNGSLNIQYATFRDFGSNDWAVNSIKTNNSSALLANDPHLTTSAPSIWIGFQLVSPGENAVGVIFPGFPGIILGHNTNVSWGATNGQVQETYFYAETVNSTHPYMYYMNGTWNKFQVINESIPVKGESNYRLSVERAANGVVLQNGSSPIAMDWTGLYPSYEISAVIHNDRANSVSQFRQNLTTYFKVAIQNWAVADSSGNIGIFPYGNYPVINAGNPRGILPGTGQYNWEGFIPTEKIPSLYNPARGYVFSANQITVSSNYSYYIGWDYESGYRADEIQSLLNTTSGLNTQKMENIQLSVHDFTTNILLKPLLNSLVYGETPGETGYSNLSAWNGNMTINSTAATIYYFWLINLVNDTFRPYLQHYNITPSEGLNQTSFFLGADATYHGPLIEDIINWTATNQSIHWFNDPMTGQSRNETDVMLLAYNQTIRYLESNYGSMSSRWDWGNIHQRVLSSFFGVSPMNTQQLPAAGDGNTINAAYGLVSDFGPSWRMVVNMSHPQRAVGIYPGGISENPLSAYYSNTFTAWNDGTYYRLIPETAPSVFFTGYGGVV